Below is a genomic region from Halostella litorea.
CCTCGCCCGCGATGGACTCGGGCGCGACCCCCTGCCACCCGGAGAGGTCGCTCTCCAGCCTGATCGTCTCGGCCTGCGCGTCGCGGGACGACGGGCGGGCGGCGGCCGTCGCCGGGAGCGCGAGCGCCGCCGCCGTCGCCGCCAGTACGCCGCGTCGGGACGCCGCGATGGTGTCGGTCATCGTCCCTACTGGGGGCCGCCCGCGCATAAGCGTGGGGTGGTCCCGCGGCGGCCGCGCGGCCGTCGACCGTGACGGCGTCCCACAGTTCCGACACGGTTTTGCCACGGCGTCGAGAATCCACGGGCAAGAATGCTCGACCGGACGTACCTGCGCGAGAACCCCGACGAGGTCCGGACGGCGGTCGACCGGAAGGGGGTCGACGGCGTCGACGTCGACGGGATACTCGCCCTCGACGAGGAGTGGCGCGAACTGAAGGCCCGCGGCGACGACCTGCGCCACGAGCGCAACGAGGTGTCGAGCCGCATCGGGGAGCTGAAACAGGAAGGCAAGGAGGAGAAAGCCCAGGAGGCTATCGAGCGCTCGGGGGAGCTCAAGGCCGAACTCGAGGAGGTCGAGGAGCGGGCCGACGAACTGGCCGACGAACTCGACGAGCGCCTGCTCGAACTCCCGAACGTCCCCCACGAGAGCGTCCCCGTCGGCGAGGACGAGAGCGACAACGTCGAGCGCTACCGTGAGGGGTTCGACGACCTGCGGGACCTGCCCGACGAGGTCGTTCCCCACTACGACCTCGGCGAGGAACTGGACGTGCTCGACTTCGAGCGCGGCGCGAAGGTGACCGGCGGCGGCTTCCAGTTCGTCAAGGGGGCGGGCGCGCGGCTCGAACACGCGCTGGTCCAGTTCATGCTGGACGTCCACCGCGAGCAGGGGTACGAGGACGTGCTCCCGCCGATCCCCGTCAACAGCGAGTCGATGCGCGGCACCGGCCAGCTCCCCAAGTTCGCCGAGGACGCCTACCGCGTCGGCGCGCGCCAGGACGACGAGTACGGCGACGACGACCTCTGGCTCCTGCCGACCGCGGAGGTGCCGGTGACGAACATGTACCGCGACGAGATCCTGCTGGACGACGACCTCCCCGTCAAACACCAGGCGTTCTCGCCGAACTTCCGCCGGGAGGCGGGCGAGCACGGCACCGAGACGCGGGGGTACGTCCGCGTCCACCAGTTCCACAAGGTCGAACTCGTCAACTTCGTCCGCCCCGAGGAGAGCTACGACCGCCTCGAAGGGCTGCTGGGCGAGGCCGAGGAGATCCTCGACCGCCTCGGCCTCCCCTACCGCGTGCTGGACATGTGCACCGGCGATATGGGCTTCACCCAGGCCAAGAAGTACGACATCGAGGTGTGGGCCCCCGGCGACGACATGGCGGACGGCCCCGCGGAGGGCGGCCGCTGGCTGGAAGTCTCCAGCGTCTCGAACTTCGAGGACTTCCAGGCGCGCCGGGCCGGCCTCCGCTACCGGCCGGAGCGCCACGAGAGCGCCGAGTACCTCCACACGCTCAACGGGTCGGGGCTGGCCGTCCCGCGCGTGATGGTCGCGGTCATGGAGTACTACCAGAACGAGGACGGCACCGTCACCGTCCCCGAGGCGCTCCGCCCGTACATGGGCGGGCAGGAGGTCATCGAGGGCGGCGACCCGGTCGGCGAGAGCGCGCTCGGCGCCGGCGAGCGGGAGTAAGCCCGCAGACACCCGACGATCCGTCGGTCAGTGTCCGTCTGCGGACCCGCCCGGCACGGGGACCGTGATCGTCCGGTCGCTCGCGAACAACACGAAGAGCGCGAACAGCCCGAACAGCGCCGGTTCGTCCGCGGGGACGCCGAGGACCCCGAGCGATCCGAGCACGCCCAGCTTTCGTACAGCTATTTCCCGCATAGTAGTTAGTTGAACGCCCGGATCGAAAAACGTTCCGTCGGTTCGCGCGTTCCGACGCCGGGGAGCGTCACCGCGTGAACGTCTCCAGCCGCTCGATCCGGCCGTCCGCGCCCAGTTCGTGGACGTCGACGAACCGGAACAGCGTCGCGCCGTCGGCGTCGAGCAGGCGGCCCCGGGCGGCGACCTCGTCGCCCGCGGCGAACACCGTCCGCAGTTCGTGGGTCGTGTCGGTCATCGGCCGGTCGTCGCGCATGAACGCGACGAACGCCTCGCGGCCCTCGAACGTCCGGTCCGGCCGGTGCTGAACGAACGCCGGCGCGAGCAGCGATTCGAACTCCCCGTAGTCGCCCGCGTCGAGCGCGGCGTAGTACGCCCGGACGGTCGCCTCGGCGTCTGGCATGCCCGACGTTGGGGCGGCGGCGGTGGAAAACCCGTCGGTCGCCGCGACGCGGCCCCACCGAAGACGGTTTGTCCCGCATGGGCGAACCCCCGGCGTGCTCAGCCTCAACCAGAAGGCCGTCGTGCTGACGACGCTGTTCGGACTCAACGTCGTGTCGTACCTGTTCGGCGGAGTCCTCGCCCTGTTGCTGGTCACCCTGCCCTCGCTCGGCGTCGCCGTCGGCGTCCTGCGGCGGTGATCGGAAACGCGGTAGCGCGCCAGCGACGCTCCGAGCGCTTTTTCCGGGGTAGCCGCGTAGCCCGGGGCGTGGACCTGCACGTGCTGTACGAGGGGGACGACGACCCCGACAAGTGCACCGCCCGGAAGCTCGCGCGGTTCGACCTCGCCGACCTCCACCGGTCGACGGGGGCGACGCCGTACGGCGTCGTGTTGAACCCCCACGCCGAGCGGGCGCTGTCGCCGGCCGACGCCGACGCCGGGCGGCTGGTCGCGCTGGACTGCTCGTGGGAGACGGCCGGCGAGGCGCGGTTCGACCTGCCGGGCGAGCACCGGGCGCTCCCCTTCCTCGTCGCCGCCAACCCCGTCAACTACGGGAAGCCGTTCCGGCTGACGACCGTCGAGGCGCTGGCCGCCGCGCTTTCGATCCTCGGGGAGCGCGACCACGCCGAGCGGATCCTCGCGAAGTTCACCTGGGGCGAGACGTTCCTCGAACTGAACGCCGAACCGCTCGCCCGGTACGCCGACTGCGAGGACTCCGCGGACGTGGTCGCCGTTCAGGACGAGTATCTGGCCGATGAGTAGCGAACGCACTCGGAAACCCTTTTATCCGGTCGCTGGCAACGGGCGGGTATGGCTACGTTCGAGAAAGCGGAGAGTCGAATCCTCGACAAGATGATCTGCATGCGCTGTAACGCCCGCAACCCCAAGCGGACCGACAAGTGCCGGAAGTGCGGCTACGGGAAGCTCCGCCCGAAGGCAAAGGAGTCCCGCAGCGCCTGATCCGGCGGCTTTCTCCGTTTTCCCCGCCCGCCAGCGGCGCTACTCGTCGGGGTACTTCGGCTCGCGTTGCTCGGCCCGCGAGAGCGCCGTCTCGATCACGTCCCGCACGTCGCCGTGGAACACGCCGCCGTGGCCGGCGTACATGTGCTCGACGCCGTCGGGCAACCGGTCCAGAATCCGCTCGATGCTGTCGATGAGTTCCTCGCGGGACTGGCCGGCGTAGTCGGTCCGGCCGAAGCTCCCGTAGTCGAACGCGCCGTCGTCGTGGACCACTACGTCGCCGCTGAAAATGCTCTCAGGGCCGACAAGGGAGACGTGGTCGTCGGCGTGGCCGGGGGTGTACACGACCTCCGTCCGCTCGTCGCCGACGGTCACCGCGTCGCCGTCCTCGACCGCCCGCGTCCGGCGTGGGTGGTCGCCGTACGCGACCACTTCGGGGTCGAACGCCTCGACCACCGCGTCCAGTTCCGAGACGTGGTCGCCGTGCTGGTGGGTGAGCACGACCGCGTCCACGTCGTCGGTCTCCTCGCGTATCCGGTCGACGACGCCCGGCATCGCGCCCGCGTCGACGAGCGTCGTGCGCTCGCCGAGCGCGAGGTACGCGTTGCAGGTGAACGTGTCCGCCTCGGCGGTGACGTTGACGACTTCCATGGGCGGCAGTGGGGGAGCGAACGGCAAAACGGTGCGGGATCGGGCGGTAGTACCACCGGGGTGACTCCCTGCGGGGAATTTTTTAGGCACAAGCGGTTAGTTGAACACGTAGCATGGGTTTCGGGAGCTACGACGAATCGGAGCAGGAGAACCAGAACATCGAGGCCGACATCGACGACGAGGACGGGGTATCGACCGGAACCAACGACCACGACGGCGACGTGGAGTACGAGATCGGCGCGTCGAGCGACGAACTGATCGACCGCCTCAAGGACATCAAGGAGCGCGACGCGAGCTGATGAAGGAGGGGACGCGGGCGCTCGGCGTCGCCGAGTCGTACCGAGGGGACCGGAGCACGCTGGCCGGCGCGGTGGTCCGGGCGTCCCGCGTCGTCGACGGACTCGCCTTTTCTTCGTGCACCGTGGGCGGGAGCGACGCGACCGCCGGGATAGTCGACCTCTGGGAGCGACTGGACCGCGAGGACGTCCGCTACGTGCTGGTCGCCGGCGTCGCGCTCGCGTGGTACAACGTCGTCGACCTGAAGCGCCTCCAAGAGGCGACCGGCCGCCCGGTGCTTTCGGTCACGTTCGAGGACAGCGAGGGGCTCGAACCGTCGCTCCGCGACGAGTTCGACGGCGCGGCGCTGGACCGCCGGCTGGCGGCCTACGAGGCGCTGCCGCCGCGCCGGCGCGTCGACGTCGGCGACGGGGCGGTGTTCGCCCGGAGCGTCGGGCTGGACGGCGACGAGGCCGCCCGCGTCGTCCGCGCATTCACGCCGGCGGGCGGCCGCCCCGAACCGCTCCGCGTGGCGCGGCTGGCGGCGCGGGCGGGCGACGAGTACGTCGAGTGACGGGCGCGTCCCGTCTCACCCCGGCGAGGCGGCGAAGAACGTCCCGTACAGCGTCACCGCGAGCAGGAACGTCCCGACCGCGAGGAGAACGGCCCCGCCGAGTCTGAACGTCCACGCCCGTTGCTCGCGCAGGTCCTCGTAGTGCTCGGGATCCTCGGAGGGCGGTTTCCAGCTCACGGACTCCGCGTACCGCTCCTGGAGGGCCAGCGCCGTCTCCACGCGAAACGCGAGCGCGTATCCGAGGCCGAGGAGGGCCAGCGCGAACGCGCCCAGTCCGACGGATACGGTCGACACAGGTCGGCCGGAGGTAACCGTGCGAGCGACTTGAATGGCCGTGGTCGAAACGAGGGCGGGGGACGGAGGCCGCAAACCCGGACGCTTTTGGTCGCGCCACGCCACCGGCCACGAAGAGGACCCGAATCACACCGATGAGTTCAGAGAACTTCAGCGTCACCGACTGCGAGCGCTGCCCCGCACTCTGTGCGTCCCGGAGCCGGATCGTCAACGGGACCGGCCCGGCCGACGCCGACGTGCTGTTCGTCGGCGAAGCGCCCGGCGCGAACGAAGACGAGCGGGGGGAGCCGTTCGTCGGCCGCAGCGGCGACGTGCTCGACGAGGCGCTGCTGGAAGCCGGCCTCGACCGCGAGACGGTCCGGATCACCAACTGCGTCCGGTGCCGGCCGCCGGACAACCGCGACCCGACGGGCGAGGAGCTGTCGAACTGCCGCGAGTACCTGGAGGCGGAGATAGCCGCCGTCGACCCCGCCGTCGTCGTCACGCTGGGGAAGGTGCCAAGCGAGCACATGCTCGGCCGCGACGTGGCGGTGACGAAGGAGGCGGGCGACCTGACGGACGTGCGGATCGCCGGGGAGCCGCGGCGCGTGCTGGTCTCGGTCCACCCCGCGGCGACGCTGTACGACCGGAGCCAGCGGGGCACGTTCGACGAGACGCTGGCGGCCGCCGCCGACCTCGCCGGCGTCGAAACCGGCGGGGGCGGCCAGTCCCGCCTCGGCGAGTTCTGAGGGGCGACGAGTCCCGGCCGCCGAGCGCGGGATATATCGCCGCGCGGTCCCTAGCCGCCGATAGATGCCACCCGAGTCCCTGTACGACGCGGTGCTGTTCGACAACGACGGCGTGATAGTCGAGCGGACGACCCCGGCGACGATGACGCCCGCGATCCGGGCGGCGTTCCGGGACGTGGGCGTCGACGACCCCGACCCCGAACACGTCGAGTACTTCCTCCGCGGGCGGATGGACGAGATGGCGGCCATCTGCCGGGAGTACGGCGTCGACCACGAGGCGTTCTGGGAGCGCCGCGAGCGCCGCGTCCTCGACGCACAGCGGCGGGTCATCGAGAGCGGCGAGAAGGCGCTGTACGACGACGTGGCGGTCGTCGACGACATCGGCGCGGACTGCGCCATCGTCAGCAACAACCAGGACGAGACGGTCGAGTTCGTCGTCGACCACCACGGGCTGGCCGACCGGTTCGACCCGGCGATCGGCCGCGAGATGTCGGTCGCGGGCGTCCGCCGGAAGAAGCCCGAACCGGACCTGATCGAGGACGCGCTGGCCGCGCTCGGGGCCGAGACGGCGCTGTACGTCGGCGACAGCGCGACCGACGTGGCGGCGGCCCACGCCGCTGGGATCGACTCCGTGTACGTCGACCGCCCGCACCACGACCCGGAGGCGCTGGACCGGGAGCCGACCCACACGGTCGCCGACCTGACGGAACTCCGGGAGCTGGTGTAAGGGAAAGCGACTTGCCCCGCCTCCGCCTACGTCGGAGCATGAGCCAGCAGACGCAGGCGGCGACCCAGGCGACGGCGTCGGTCGTCGTCGTCGACTACGGCCTCGGGAACCTCCGGAGCGTGACCCGGGGGCTGGAGCGCGCCGGGGCCGACGTGACGCTGACCGACGACCCGGAGACGTTCCCCGAGGCGGACGGGATCGTGTTGCCCGGCGTCGGCGCGTTCCGCGAGGGCATGGAGAACGCCGGGCCGTACCGCGAGCCGCTGGTCGCCGCCGCCGAGCGCGGCCAGCCCGTCTTCGGCATCTGCCTCGGGATGCAGATGCTGCTGACCAGCAGCGAGGAGGCCGAGCGCGCCGGCCAGGGCGACGTGCGCGGCCTCGACCTCGTCCCCGGCACGAACGTCCGGTTCCGCGGGGACCGCAAGGTGCCCCACATGGGCTGGAACGAGCTCTCGGTCGAGCGGGACCACCCGCTCGTCGACGGCGTCGACGGGGAACACGCCTACTTCGTCCACTCCTACTACGCCGAGCCCGACGACCCCGACGCGGTCGTCACGACGACGGACTACGGGACCGCGTTCCCGAGCATCGTCGCCAACGAGGCCGGCAACGTGTTCGGCACGCAGTTCCACCCCGAGAAGAGCGGCGAGACGGGGCTGACTATCCTGCGGAACTTCGTCGGCATCTGCGCCGACGCGTAGCCCGTCGACGGTCGCGGTTTTGTCCGTGCGGCCCGTACGGCACCCATGCGCAGCACAACCAAGTGGGCGCTGGCGGCGGCCGGCGGCCTCGCGGCGGCGTGGGTCGGCCGGAGCCTGTACCGCGCGAAGACGACCGAGCGCGTGCGCTACGCGACCGTCCGGACGGTCGGCGGCGTCGAGATACGGCGCTACCCGCGTACGGTCCTCGCGGAGACGACCGCGGAGAGCGAGCGGGCGGCGTTCCGGCGGCTCTTCCGGTACATCACGGGCGAGAACCGGCGCGGGGACGAGGTCGCGATGACCGCGCCGGTGCGGACGGAGGGGACGGAGATAGCGATGACCGCGCCCGTCCGCTCGTCCGAGGCCGGCGGCGAGGTGACGATGGCGTTCTACCTCCCCGCGGAGTACACGCCGGACACGGCACCGGAGCCGACGGACTCCGAGGTGTCGCTGGTCGTCGAGGACACCCGGAAGCTCGCCGTCAAGCGCTTCTCGTGGACCGCCACGGCCGAGCGCGTCCGGCGGCACGAGCGCGACCTGCTCGACGCGGTCGCGGCCCACGAACTGCAACCGCAGGGCGAGCCGTTCCTCATGCGGTACGACGCCCCTGGGACGCCGTCGGTCCTCCGGACGAACGAGGTTGCGGTGGAGATAGCGTAGCCCGACGTTTCCACGCGGCCAGCGCGAGCGCGCGGCGCGCCTCCGCGCCGCGGCGAGCGTCCGGGGAAGGGCAGGCGCTCGAAGCGTGTCGCGGCGACCACCGCGACTCGCGCAGACTAGCGGGCCTTAGCGAGAATCGCGCAGCGATTCTGGCGGCGTCTTCGCGAACGAAGTGAGCGAAGGCCCGGAGGACGCGGAGCGTCCTCCGGTGGACATGAAAAGGGCGAGCGCGACTGCCAAGGAGCGCCGAGGGCTTTCCCTAGATGAATTCGCGGACTTCCGAGTACCACATGTCGTGGTGCTCGACCGCGCCGATCCGCTCGGCGATGGCGACGGCGAGCGTGTGCCAGCACAGCTCGGTCGGGTCCTCCGGGTCGAGGTTGTACTCGCTGTCCTTGCAGGTGCAGCCGCCGTTCTCGACGACGTACTCCTCGCGGTGGCCGACGACGACCGTGAAGTCGCGGTACTCCTTCACCCGGCCCTCCGAGACCGCCTCGATGGCGCGGACGCCGCGGTCGCCGTGGACCGCGGTGATGCGGCTGACGGCGTCGGGCGTCAGTTCGCCGGCGTCGGCCAGCGCGGCCTGCCACTCCTCGACGCGGGTCACCCTCGCCACCCCGGGCCGCGGCCGCCGTCGGTCCCGATCACTGCACCGGAGTAGGGAGCCCCCCGACAAAACAGGTTCGGTGTCGCGGGTCGGGTGCCGGGGTGTGGACCGCAAACGCAGCAGCGGGACCGACGAATACGACGATCTCGAAAGCCCCCGCGCGCTCGCCGCCTGCGACTCGCTGTGCGCGCTCGCTTCGCTCGCGTGCTTGCGTCGTCTCGGCTGGCGAGCGCGCGGCCCCTTTCAGTCCCGCCCGGGCGCGTTGGTCGAGGGAGCGTCGAGGCGGTGGTCGACCAGCGATACGTGGGACCGGCTGGCCGGTCGCGCGCCGCGAGCGTCGGCCGGCGTCCCAACGGCCGATCCGCATGGCTTACGGCGGCGGCGCGGCGAGGGTTGGTATGCACGTCCGGGAAGGCGGTGTCGAGGTCGAGGTCCCCGAGCAGGAGAGCGAGGGCATCGACGACGCGGTGTTTTTCAACCCGGTACAGGAGCTGAACAGGGACCTCACCGTCGCCGTCCTGCGGGCGTACGGCGAGCGCGAGCCGCGGGCCGACTCGTACCTCGACGCGATGGCGGCCAGCGGCATCCGGGGGGTCCGGGCGGCCGCGGAGGGGTGGGACGCGACGCTATGTGACGTCGACGCCGACGCCGTCGCGCTGTGCGAGCGCAACCTCGCCGCGAACGACCTCGACGGCGAGGCGGTCCGGCGCGACGCGAACGCGCTCATGCACGAGGAGCTGTTCGACGTGGTCGACATCGACCCGTTCGGGACGCCGATCCCCTTCGCCGACGCCGCCTTCGCCAACGCGCGGAACCTGGTCTGCGTGACCGCGACCGACACCGCGCCGCTCTGTGGCGCGCACTTCGACAGCGGCGTCCGCAAGTACGGCGCGGTGCCGCGAAACACCGACTACCACGGCGAGATGGGGCTGCGCGTGCTCGTCTCGGCGCTCGCCCGGACCGCCGCGCGGTACGACGTGGGTGTCAGGCCGCTGCTGTCGCACGCGACGAACCACTACGCCCGGACGTACCTCGAACTGGAGCACCGCGCGACCGACGCCAACGCCGCGGTCGACGAACTCGGCCACGTCTACCACTGCGAGGACTGCCTCTACCGCGAGACGGAGCGCGGGCTGATCGCGGACCCGCTCGACGACTGTCCGCACTGCGGGAGCACCCGCGTCACGACGGCCGGGCCGATCTGGCTCGGCTCCCTGCGGGACCGCGAGTTCGTCGGCGACGTCCGCGACGCGGTGAGCGACGACATGGGCACCGCCGGGCGGGCGCGCGACCTGCTCGACACGCTGGCGGGCGAACTCGACGAGCCGACCCACTACGACCAGCACCGCCTCTGCAAGCAGTGGAGCCGCCCCGCCGCGGGGATGGACGCCTTCCTCGACCGACTGCGCGAGGCGGGGTACGACGCCTCGCGGGCCCACTACGGCGGGACGACGTTCAAGACCGACGCCGACGTGGCGGCGATCCGCGAGGCGACCGAACACGAGTAGCGGCCGCCCCGCGGGAGCGCGAGCGATTAGTGTCCGGAGGACGAACGGTCGCGGGTGCACCAGCGAGTCAGGGAGACCGTCGCGTTCGGCGGTCGCGTCGTCTCGGTCGTACAGGACCGACAGGTCACGTTTCTGGCGGCCGCCGTCGCGTACTACGCGTTCGTCTCGGCCGTGCCGCTCCTGTTGCTCGCGCTGGTCGTCGCGAGCGTCCTCGGCGGGGACGCGCTCGCCGAGCGGGTCGTCGACGCCGCCGGGCAGGTGCTCACGCCGGCGGGCGCGGACCTGGTCCGGGGGGCGCTGACGGCGGAGGCCGGGCGCGGCGGCGCGACGGTCGTCGGCCTCGTCGGCCTGCTGTGGGGCGGCCTGAAGGTGTTCCGCGGCCTCGACCGGGCGTTCTCGCAGGTGTTCGGCACGACCGGCGAGGGGTCGCTGCTCACCGAGGTCCGGGACGGGGCGGTCGTCCTGTTTGCCGTCGGCGCGGGCAGCGCCGCGGTCGCGGGCGTCGCCGCGGCGGTCGCCGTGCTCCACGGGCCGCTCGTGGGCGAACTGGCGTCGCTCGTCGGCTTCGTCGCGCTCGTCGTCGCCTTCCTCCCGCTGTACTACGTGTTCCCCAACGTCCCGCTGTCGCTCCGCGAGGCCGTTCCCGGCGCGGTCGTCGCGGCGACAGGGTGGACGGTGCTCGGCACCGCGTTTCGCCTGTACGCCGCCAACGCCGACACATACGCCGCCTACGGCGTGCTCGGCGGCGTCCTCCTGCTTGTGACGTGGCTGTACGTCGGCGCGGTCCTGCTCGTGCTCGGCGCGGTCGTCAACGCCGTCCTGACCGGCTACGCGGACCGCGCGGACCGGCAAGTACAACACCGGGGCGGTAGACAGTTACGGACGACCCGACCGATGATCGAGGAGGACGACACGGCCGCGACCGGTGCCCAGTCGGCTGACGACCCCGTCGGGGCGCCCGGCGCGGGCGACGGCGGAGCGGACGACGACACGGACGACCTCGAGGCGGAGGTCGAACGGCTCCGGGAGGAGCTGGCGGCGTTCGAGGACGACGTCGAGGACCGCACCGTCCACCGCGAGGAGATAGAGAGCGACCTGAAGCGGTACGTCCGCAGGCGGGTCCGCCGCGGCCACGCCCGCGGCTGGGGCCCCTACCTCGTGTTGCTGTACGGCACCGCGATGACCATCGGCGCGTTCTACCTGCTCTCGGGCGGGTGGGCGATCCTCGCCATGCTCGTCGTCTGGCTGTCGACGCTGGGCCTCTACGTTCTGATGGTGCTCGTCGGGGCGGGCCTCTCGGTGCTCGGCCTGCCCGGCCGCCTGCGGAACGCGGTGGGCGACTGGCGGTCATGAGCCGTGGCGGCGCGGCCGTCGACGCCCTCCGCGACCTGATCCCGGAGAGCGTCGCGGCCGCGTTCGCCCTGCTCACGCAACTGGGCGACGTGTGGCTGTACGTCCTCGTGCTCACGCTGCTGTACTGGTACGGGAACCGCGAGCGCGCCGCCCGCGTCATCGGCGTCGCGTTCGGCGCTATCGCGCTGACGTACGCGCTCAAGTACGCCTTCGCGCTCCCGCGGCCGCCGGTCGCCCCGCCCGCGCTGCCGGCCGTGGTGCCCGCCGTGTTCGAACCGGTGTACGCCGAAACCGTAAGCGCCGACGGCTACGGCTTCCCCAGCGGGCACGCCGTCGGCAGCGCCGCGGTCTGGGGGGCGCTCGCGCTGTGGAGCGACGTCGGGACCCGCCGCCAGCGGTTCGCCGCGGCGGGCGGGCTGGTCGTCCTGATATCGCTCTCGCGGCTCGTCCTCGGCGTCCACTACCTCGTCGACGTCGTCGCCGGCGTCGCCGTGGGCGCGGCGTACCTCGCGGCGGTCGCCGTCGCGGCGGCGCGGGCGGACGACGGGGCGACGGTCGCGTTCGGCGCGGCGACCGCCGTCGCGCTCGCGGGCGTGGTGGCCAGCGGCGGCGCGGAGGAACCGCTCGCCGCGTTCGGCGCGTCGGCCGGCGGGCTGGTCGCGTGGCGGGTCGCGGACGTGCCGGCGACGCCGTGGCCCCGGTCGACCGTCGGTCTGGGCTACGCGCTGGCGAGCGCCGGCGCGCTCGCGGCGCTCGTCGGGGGGTGGTATCTGCTCTCGCCGCCGCACCTCGTCGTCGCGGCGGTCGCGGCGCTTGCCGTCGGTACCATCGTCGCCGCGCCGAGCGCGGTCGCCCGGGCGAAAAAAAGCGCGGGTCGTCC
It encodes:
- a CDS encoding DUF5786 family protein: MGFGSYDESEQENQNIEADIDDEDGVSTGTNDHDGDVEYEIGASSDELIDRLKDIKERDAS
- the serS gene encoding serine--tRNA ligase encodes the protein MLDRTYLRENPDEVRTAVDRKGVDGVDVDGILALDEEWRELKARGDDLRHERNEVSSRIGELKQEGKEEKAQEAIERSGELKAELEEVEERADELADELDERLLELPNVPHESVPVGEDESDNVERYREGFDDLRDLPDEVVPHYDLGEELDVLDFERGAKVTGGGFQFVKGAGARLEHALVQFMLDVHREQGYEDVLPPIPVNSESMRGTGQLPKFAEDAYRVGARQDDEYGDDDLWLLPTAEVPVTNMYRDEILLDDDLPVKHQAFSPNFRREAGEHGTETRGYVRVHQFHKVELVNFVRPEESYDRLEGLLGEAEEILDRLGLPYRVLDMCTGDMGFTQAKKYDIEVWAPGDDMADGPAEGGRWLEVSSVSNFEDFQARRAGLRYRPERHESAEYLHTLNGSGLAVPRVMVAVMEYYQNEDGTVTVPEALRPYMGGQEVIEGGDPVGESALGAGERE
- a CDS encoding nuclear transport factor 2 family protein, which codes for MPDAEATVRAYYAALDAGDYGEFESLLAPAFVQHRPDRTFEGREAFVAFMRDDRPMTDTTHELRTVFAAGDEVAARGRLLDADGATLFRFVDVHELGADGRIERLETFTR
- a CDS encoding HAD family hydrolase; this encodes MPPESLYDAVLFDNDGVIVERTTPATMTPAIRAAFRDVGVDDPDPEHVEYFLRGRMDEMAAICREYGVDHEAFWERRERRVLDAQRRVIESGEKALYDDVAVVDDIGADCAIVSNNQDETVEFVVDHHGLADRFDPAIGREMSVAGVRRKKPEPDLIEDALAALGAETALYVGDSATDVAAAHAAGIDSVYVDRPHHDPEALDREPTHTVADLTELRELV
- a CDS encoding YihY/virulence factor BrkB family protein gives rise to the protein MHQRVRETVAFGGRVVSVVQDRQVTFLAAAVAYYAFVSAVPLLLLALVVASVLGGDALAERVVDAAGQVLTPAGADLVRGALTAEAGRGGATVVGLVGLLWGGLKVFRGLDRAFSQVFGTTGEGSLLTEVRDGAVVLFAVGAGSAAVAGVAAAVAVLHGPLVGELASLVGFVALVVAFLPLYYVFPNVPLSLREAVPGAVVAATGWTVLGTAFRLYAANADTYAAYGVLGGVLLLVTWLYVGAVLLVLGAVVNAVLTGYADRADRQVQHRGGRQLRTTRPMIEEDDTAATGAQSADDPVGAPGAGDGGADDDTDDLEAEVERLREELAAFEDDVEDRTVHREEIESDLKRYVRRRVRRGHARGWGPYLVLLYGTAMTIGAFYLLSGGWAILAMLVVWLSTLGLYVLMVLVGAGLSVLGLPGRLRNAVGDWRS
- a CDS encoding tRNA (guanine(26)-N(2))-dimethyltransferase yields the protein MHVREGGVEVEVPEQESEGIDDAVFFNPVQELNRDLTVAVLRAYGEREPRADSYLDAMAASGIRGVRAAAEGWDATLCDVDADAVALCERNLAANDLDGEAVRRDANALMHEELFDVVDIDPFGTPIPFADAAFANARNLVCVTATDTAPLCGAHFDSGVRKYGAVPRNTDYHGEMGLRVLVSALARTAARYDVGVRPLLSHATNHYARTYLELEHRATDANAAVDELGHVYHCEDCLYRETERGLIADPLDDCPHCGSTRVTTAGPIWLGSLRDREFVGDVRDAVSDDMGTAGRARDLLDTLAGELDEPTHYDQHRLCKQWSRPAAGMDAFLDRLREAGYDASRAHYGGTTFKTDADVAAIREATEHE
- a CDS encoding 50S ribosomal protein L40e — translated: MATFEKAESRILDKMICMRCNARNPKRTDKCRKCGYGKLRPKAKESRSA
- a CDS encoding uracil-DNA glycosylase: MSSENFSVTDCERCPALCASRSRIVNGTGPADADVLFVGEAPGANEDERGEPFVGRSGDVLDEALLEAGLDRETVRITNCVRCRPPDNRDPTGEELSNCREYLEAEIAAVDPAVVVTLGKVPSEHMLGRDVAVTKEAGDLTDVRIAGEPRRVLVSVHPAATLYDRSQRGTFDETLAAAADLAGVETGGGGQSRLGEF
- a CDS encoding DUF367 family protein; the encoded protein is MDLHVLYEGDDDPDKCTARKLARFDLADLHRSTGATPYGVVLNPHAERALSPADADAGRLVALDCSWETAGEARFDLPGEHRALPFLVAANPVNYGKPFRLTTVEALAAALSILGERDHAERILAKFTWGETFLELNAEPLARYADCEDSADVVAVQDEYLADE
- a CDS encoding endonuclease dU; the protein is MKEGTRALGVAESYRGDRSTLAGAVVRASRVVDGLAFSSCTVGGSDATAGIVDLWERLDREDVRYVLVAGVALAWYNVVDLKRLQEATGRPVLSVTFEDSEGLEPSLRDEFDGAALDRRLAAYEALPPRRRVDVGDGAVFARSVGLDGDEAARVVRAFTPAGGRPEPLRVARLAARAGDEYVE
- a CDS encoding SOUL family heme-binding protein, translated to MRSTTKWALAAAGGLAAAWVGRSLYRAKTTERVRYATVRTVGGVEIRRYPRTVLAETTAESERAAFRRLFRYITGENRRGDEVAMTAPVRTEGTEIAMTAPVRSSEAGGEVTMAFYLPAEYTPDTAPEPTDSEVSLVVEDTRKLAVKRFSWTATAERVRRHERDLLDAVAAHELQPQGEPFLMRYDAPGTPSVLRTNEVAVEIA
- a CDS encoding MBL fold metallo-hydrolase is translated as MEVVNVTAEADTFTCNAYLALGERTTLVDAGAMPGVVDRIREETDDVDAVVLTHQHGDHVSELDAVVEAFDPEVVAYGDHPRRTRAVEDGDAVTVGDERTEVVYTPGHADDHVSLVGPESIFSGDVVVHDDGAFDYGSFGRTDYAGQSREELIDSIERILDRLPDGVEHMYAGHGGVFHGDVRDVIETALSRAEQREPKYPDE
- the hisH gene encoding imidazole glycerol phosphate synthase subunit HisH, translated to MSQQTQAATQATASVVVVDYGLGNLRSVTRGLERAGADVTLTDDPETFPEADGIVLPGVGAFREGMENAGPYREPLVAAAERGQPVFGICLGMQMLLTSSEEAERAGQGDVRGLDLVPGTNVRFRGDRKVPHMGWNELSVERDHPLVDGVDGEHAYFVHSYYAEPDDPDAVVTTTDYGTAFPSIVANEAGNVFGTQFHPEKSGETGLTILRNFVGICADA